In Carassius gibelio isolate Cgi1373 ecotype wild population from Czech Republic chromosome B20, carGib1.2-hapl.c, whole genome shotgun sequence, the following are encoded in one genomic region:
- the LOC127984186 gene encoding transcription initiation factor IIA subunit 1, whose amino-acid sequence MASSANSNQVPKVYRAVMEDVISEVRELFLDEGVDEQVLMELKTLWENKLMQSKAVDGFHTAEQQALQAQQQQAQQAQQTQPQTQPQQVLLPSVQQATPQQVIVQDPKIFQHMGSAGMSTATTLALPAGVGQFITHQGQILQVVRASNGAQYLIQPQQQMLLQQQVLPQMQPGAVQAPVIQQVLTPLQGGLSQGTGVIIQPQQIVLTGNKVQQNTQVMQAAAMAVQPEQGAAQPQPQPQAQAPQQQPQQTQASQQPPMVLQVDGAGDTSSEEDEEEEDEYDEDEDEDKEKDGAEDGQVEEEPLNSGDDVSDEEDQELFDTENVVVCQYDKIHRSKNKWKFHLKDGIMNLNGRDYVFSKAIGDAEW is encoded by the exons ATGGCGAGCTCGGCTAACTCGAACCAAGTG CCTAAAGTGTACAGAGCAGTGATGGAGGATGTCATCAGTGAAGTCCGAGAGCTTTTCCTTGATGAAGGAGTGGATGAACAGGTGCTGATGGAGCTGAAAACG CTGTGGGAGAATAAGCTGATGCAGTCCAAGGCGGTGGACGGTTTTCATACGGCGGAGCAGCAGGCTCTGCAAGCTCAACAGCAGCAAGCCCAACAAGCTCAGCAAACGCAACCACAGACCCAACCACAGCAAGTCCTCCTGCCTTCAGTGCAGCAGG CTACTCCGCAGCAGGTCATTGTTCAGGATCCCAAGATTTTCCAGCACATGGGCAGCGCTGGAATG AGTACAGCAACAACTTTGGCTTTACCCGCAGGTGTCGGACAGTTTATCACTCATCAAG GTCAGATCCTGCAGGTGGTCAGAGCTTCTAATGGAGCTCAATACCTCATTCAGCCCCAGCAGCAAATGTTGTTGCAGCAGCAGGTCCTGCCACAGATGCAGCCTGGAGCTGTGCAGGCTCCCGTCATACAGCAG GTGTTGACTCCTCTTCAGGGAGGTCTTTCCCAGGGGACCGGAGTCATCATCCAGCCGCAGCAGATTGTCCTCACAGGAAATAAAGTACAGCAGAACACTCAG GTCATGCAGGCAGCAGCGATGGCTGTGCAGCCGGAGCAGGGAGCTGCTCAACCGCAGCCACAGCCTCAAGCACAGGCACCGCAACAACAGCCACAGCAGACACAGGCCTCGCAGCAACCTCCCATGGTGCTCCAGGTGGACGGTGCAGGAGACACGTCCTCAGAGGAGGACGAAGAGGAGGAGGACGAGTATGACGAGGACGAGGATGAAGACAAGGAGAAAGATGGTGCAGAAGATGGTCAAGTGGAGGAG GAGCCATTGAACAGTGGAGATGACGTCAGTGATGAGGAAGATCAGGAGCTGTTCGACACTGAGAACGTGGTGGTTTGCCAGTATGACAAG ATTCACAGAAGTAAGAACAAATGGAAATTTCACCTGAAAGACGGGATAATGAATCTGAACGGGAGGGATTACGTGTTCTCCAAAGCCATTGGAGATGCAGAGTGGTAG
- the LOC127984138 gene encoding forkhead box protein N3-like, which yields MGPVVMPPGKKAEGPSSGSVARGLSQLYQDTEAADLSLALSASLSRAEDEELTSLSWLHESTDLLTSLGHSGLRSVSPLQDSNGGHEPSSSPSSSPEPSEPPYHLSTGPSRKPPYSFSCLIFMAIEDAPSKRLPVKDIYGWILEHFPYFASAPTGWKNSVRHNLSLNKCFKKVDKDRSQSIGKGSLWSIDPDYRHNLIQALKKTPYHPYSPRLPKPSTSPSDSPQQYHSPPLWPGSPLFRKNGGVLLQVPQRVIQHSSRVAAQGLFPVIRPLPLSPVSKRTTAVRSALGDYLTRGKNSLLSDSPPPSDDQEEDHTYSSSQSLNTTGDISSSTQGSLSVYSPGQEVTLTEVKEEQKDFPLDATPPPSQLLQRRRLLWTKGHLRTPGDTLPLKKRRAEKLLVKEEEDEEMKEAAGSLLHLAGVHSGVNKNTLRTCKKELKEEADD from the exons ATGGGTCCAGTGGTCATGCCCCCAGGGAAGAAGGCGGAGGGTCCCAGCAGCGGGAGCGTGGCGCGGGGTCTGAGTCAGCTGTACCAGGACACCGAGGCAGCTGACCTCTCTCTGGCCCTGTCTGCCTCCCTCAGCCGGGCCGAGGACGAGGAGCTGACCAGCCTCAGCTGGCTGCACGAGAGCACAGATCTTCTGACCAGCCTGGGTCACTCGGGCCTGCGCAGCGTCAGCCCCCTGCAGGACTCTAACGGAGGCCACGAGCCCTCCTCCTCGCCGTCGTCCTCCCCTGAGCCCAGCGAGCCACCGTACCACCTGTCCACGGGTCCCAGCCGCAAACCGCCCTACTCCTTCAGCTGCCTGATCTTCATGGCAATAGAGGACGCTCCCTCCAAGCGACTTCCTGTCAAAGACATCTACGGCTGGATACTGGAGCACTTCCCCTACTTCGCCAGCGCCCCCACTGGCTGGAAGAATTCAGTGCGTCATAATCTGTCACTAAACAAATGCTTCAAGAAGGTGGATAAGGATCGCAGTCAG AGCATAGGAAAGGGTTCTCTCTGGTCTATTGATCCTGACTACAGACACAATCTGATTCAGGCGCTGAAGAAGACTCCATATCATCCGTATTCCCCTCGGCTTCCAAAACCTTCTACCTCCCCGTCTGACTCTCCTCAGCAATACCACAG TCCTCCACTATGGCCAGGAAGTCCACTCTTCAGAAAGAATGGAGGAGTGCTCTTACAAG TTCCTCAGAGAGTAATACAGCACAGCTCACGGGTGGCTGCTCAGGGGCTCTTTCCGGTTATCAGACCCCTTCCTTTGAGTCCTGTGAGCAAGAGGACCACAGCCGTGAG ATCAGCCCTGGGCGACTATCTGACACGGGGTAAAAACAGTCTGCTCTCTGACTCTCCTCCACCCAGCGATGATCAGGAGGAGGACCACACGTACAGCAGCTCGCAGTCCCTAAATACAACGGGGGACATTTCTTCCTCCACTCAGGGTTCCCTCTCTGTCTACAGCCCCGGTCAGGAGGTGACACTCACTGAGGTCAAGGAGGAGCAAAAAGACTTCCCGCTGGACGCCACACCACCTCCTTCCCAGCTGCTCCAGCGCAGAAGACTGCTGTGGACCAAAGGTCACCTGCGGACCCCCGGCGACACGCTTCCCCTGAAGAAGAGACGGGCGGAAAAACTCCTGGTCAAAGAGGAGGAGGACGAGGAGATGAAGGAGGCGGCGGGGTCGTTGCTTCACCTGGCCGGCGTGCACTCCGGTGTGAATAAAAACACTCTGCGTACATGCAAGAAAGAGCTGAAAGAGGAAGCCGATGATTAG